The Podarcis muralis chromosome 10, rPodMur119.hap1.1, whole genome shotgun sequence genome includes a region encoding these proteins:
- the ASCL1 gene encoding achaete-scute homolog 1 yields MASASPTKMDSVASQPPPPAPFLQPACFFAAAAAAAAVAASQSAHQQQQQQQQQLSPALAGHPQHQSSPGGGVKAPVAAAPKPLPQQPQQQQVKRPRSSSPELMRCKRRLNFSGFGYSLPQQQPAAVARRNERERNRVKLVNLGFATLREHVPNGAANKKMSKVETLRSAVEYIRALQQLLDEHDAVSAAFQAGVLSPTISPNYPNDMNSMAGSPVSSYSSDEGSYDPLSPEEQELLDFTNWF; encoded by the coding sequence ATGGCCAGCGCCAGCCCCACCAAGATGGACAGCGTCGCCAGCCAGCCGCCGCCTCCCGCGCCTTTCCTCCAGCCCGCCTGCTTCTTCGCGGCGgccgcggcggcggctgcagtGGCCGCTTCCCAGAGCgcgcaccagcagcagcagcagcagcagcagcagctcagcccGGCGTTGGCGGGCCACCCGCAGCACCAGTCCTCTCCCGGCGGCGGCGTCAAAGCGCCTGTTGCGGCTGCGCCGAAGCCCCTGccgcagcagccgcagcagcagcaggtgaagcGCCCTCGCTCGTCGTCGCCGGAGTTGATGCGCTGCAAGCGGCGCCTCAACTTCAGCGGCTTCGGCTACAGCCTCCCTCAGCAGCAGCCGGCGGCGGTGGCGCGGCGGAACGAGCGCGAGAGGAACCGCGTGAAGCTGGTCAACCTGGGCTTCGCCACGCTGCGCGAGCACGTCCCCAACGGCGCCGCCAACAAGAAGATGAGCAAAGTGGAGACGCTGCGCTCGGCCGTCGAGTACATCCGggccctgcagcagctcctcgACGAGCACGACGCCGTCAGCGCCGCCTTCCAGGCCGGCGTCCTCTCGCCCACCATCTCCCCCAATTACCCCAACGACATGAACTCCATGGCGGGCTCGCCCGTCTCCTCCTACTCCTCGGACGAAGGGTCCTACGATCCCCTCAGCCCCGAAGAGCAGGAGCTCCTGGACTTCACCAACTGGTTCTGA